In Populus trichocarpa isolate Nisqually-1 chromosome 12, P.trichocarpa_v4.1, whole genome shotgun sequence, a genomic segment contains:
- the LOC7454589 gene encoding long chain base biosynthesis protein 2a produces the protein MIKIPYLTALSTYFSYGLLFAFGQFRDFFRKIFDSWHSSNLQGYAPICLGLEDFYIRRLYLRIQDCFGRPISSSPGAWFDVVERYSNDNNKTLKRTTKVTRCLNLGSYNYLGFAAADEYCTPRVIETLKRFSPSTCSPRVDGGTTILHNELEVCVANFVGKPAAIVFGMGYVTNSAILPVLIGKGGLIISDSLNHNSIVNGARGSGATVRVFQHNTPSHLEEVLRQQIAEGQPRTHRPWKKIIVIVEGIYSMEGELCKLPEIVAVCKKYKAYVYLDEAHSIGAVGKTGRGVCELLGVDTADVDIMMGTFTKSFGSCGGYIAGSKELIQYLKYNCPAHLYATSISPPAAQQIISSIKVILGEDGSSRGAQKLARIRENSNFFRSELQKMGFEVLGDNDSPVMPIMLYNPAKIPAFSRECLKQNVAVVTVAFPATPLLLARARICISASHTKEDLLKALEVISQVGDLVGIKYFPAESDKQHQEPGALKLE, from the exons ATGATTAAGATCCCATATTTGACCGCATTGAGCACCTACTTCAGCTATGGCTTACTCTTCGCTTTTGGCCAATTCCGTGATTTCTTTCGTAAAATCTTCGATTCGTGGCACTCTAGCAATCTTCAG GGTTATGCACCGATCTGTTTAGGCCTTGAAGACTTCTACATTCGTCGCTTATATCTTCGGATTCAG gaTTGTTTTGGACGTCCGATTTCGAGTTCCCCGGGTGCGTGGTTCGATGTTGTCGAGCGGTACTCCAATGACAATAACAAGACGTTGAA ACGGACTACCAAGGTAACTAGGTGTCTTAACTTGGGGTCCTATAATTATCTTGGGTTTGCTGCAGCTGATGAGTATTGTACGCCTCGTGTTATTGAGACATTGAAGAGGTTTTCGCCGAGTACTTGCAGTCCTCGTGTTGATGGAG GAACTACGATATTGCATAATGAACTGGAGGTGTGTGTTGCAAACTTTGTTGGGAAGCCAGCTGCCATCGTGTTTGGCATGGGTTATGTCACAAACTCTGCCATCCTTCCTGTTCTGATTGGAAAG GGAGGATTGATAATTAGTGATTCATTGAACCACAACTCAATTGTGAATGGTGCTCGAGGTTCAGGAGCAACAGTTAGGGTTTTCCAACACAATA CGCCATCTCACTTGGAGGAAGTTTTGAGACAGCAAATTGCGGAGGGGCAACCAAGGACACATAGGCCTTGGAAGAAGATAATTGTCATTGTGGAGGGGATTTATAGTATGGAAGGCGAGCTCTGCAAACTTCCAGAGATTGTTGCAGTATGCAAGAAATACAAG GCATATGTTTACTTGGACGAGGCTCATAGCATTGGAGCAGTTGGGAAAACAGGAAGAGGTGTTTGTGAACTCTTAGGAGTGGATACAGCTGATGTGGATATTATGATGGGAACTTTTACTAAATCGTTTGGATCTTGTGGGGGTTATATTGCTGGATCTAAG GAATTAATCCAATATCTTAAGTACAATTGTCCTGCTCATTTATACGCAACATCAATTTCCCCTCCAGCTGCACAACAAATTATATCTTCCATTAAGGTTATTCTTGGAGAGGATGGTTCTAGTAGAG GGGCTCAAAAACTTGCAAGAATACGCGAAAATAGCAACTTTTTCAGGTCAGAGCTGCAGAAAATGGGTTTTGAGGTTCTTGGTGATAATGATTCACCAGTGATGCCCATAATGCTTTACAATCCAGCAAAAATCCCTGCATTTTCTCGGGAGTGTCTAAAGCAGAAT GTTGCTGTTGTGACGGTTGCATTTCCAGCTACTCCTCTACTTTTGGCCAGGGCACGTATTTGCATATCTGCCTCTCATACCAAAGAAGATCTTCTCAAAGCATTGGAG GTTATCAGTCAAGTTGGTGACCTTGTTGGCATAAAGTACTTCCCTGCTGAGTCTGATAAGCAGCATCAGGAGCCAGGTGCACTCAAGTTGGAGTGA
- the LOC7484872 gene encoding CASP-like protein 1F2, producing the protein MADIETKSSQNQPLKTQNIFIGAQIFLRIVVIAASFASTWLMLTNKQTIDIGGFVLDANYSYSPEFKFLSYANIVVGAFSFVSLLFLVLVGRRSSNPTYYFILFLHDLALMSLVLGGCAAATVIGSLGKYGNSHTGWMQICDHFGKFCKRATTSVAFSYFSLVCLLILTITSASKSRQIQV; encoded by the exons ATGGCAGACATTGAGACCAAGTCCTCCCAAAACCAGCCTTTgaaaactcaaaatattttcattggaGCCCAAATCTTCCTCAGAATTGTGGTAATTGCTGCCTCATTTGCTTCAACATGGCTTATGCTCACCAACAAGCAAACCATCGACATTGGAGGATTTGTACTGGACGCAAATTATAGCTACTCTCCAGAATTCAA GTTTCTTTCTTACGCTAACATTGTTGTTGGTGCCTTCTCTTTCGTgtctttattgtttcttgttcttgttggtcGTCGAAGCTCCAATCCTACCTACTATTTCATCTTATTCCTTCATGATTTG GCTCTGATGTCTTTGGTCCTTGGTGGATGTGCTGCTGCGACTGTAATAGGTTCCTTGGGGAAGTATGGGAATAGCCACACTGGTTGGATGCAAATCTGTGATCACTTTGGAAAATTCTGTAAGAGAGCAACAACTTCTGTGGCTTTCTCTTACTTCTCCTTGGTTTGCTTGTTGATTCTTACAATCACCTCTGCAAGCAAATCCAGGCAAATTCAAGTTTAG
- the LOC7484873 gene encoding uncharacterized protein LOC7484873, producing MKIPENDPITLSNDLLHSLLNHHIPLIQSFKGKWGLIKSKLADLQTQLTDFSEFQTSLTNPLSLDLLHSISQTLTDAILSAEKCQDTNLTEGKLKTQSDIDSILAKLNQNVKDCEILIKSGVLQDGIVSGSGSKRELVRAESRNLTTRLQIGSPESKNLAMDSVLSLIQEDDKNVMIAVAQGIVPVLVRLLDCNSCLDIKEKTVAAISIISMVDSSKHVLIAEGLLLLNQLIRILESGSGFAKEKACIALQTLSFSRENARAIGSRGGICSLLEICQAGTPSSQGLASGVLRNLAVFEETRENFIEENAVFVLIGLAASGTALAQENAIGCLCNLVKDDENLKLLIVKEGVIECLRNYWDSCPPMRSPEVAVELLRELASSQAIAEGLVSDGFIVRLVAVLNLGVSGVRIAAARAVSELSCNTKTRKEMGELGCIGPLIKMLDGKAVEEKEAAAKALSLLVLYAGNRRIFRKSEGGIVSTVQLLDTSIQNLDKKYPVSILASLVHSKKCRKQMIAAGASVHLKKLVDMNVEGSKKLLDGLGRGKIWGVFARP from the coding sequence ATGAAAATACCAGAAAACGACCCCATAACTCTCTCAAACGACCTTTTACACTCCCTTTTAAACCACCATATCCCGTTAATACAATCTTTCAAAGGCAAATGGGGTTTAATAAAATCCAAACTAGCTGATCTTCAAACTCAACTCACTGATTTTTCCGAGTTCCAAACTTCACTCACTAACCCACTCTCTCTCGATCTCCTTCACTCTATTTCACAAACTCTAACCGATGCTATCCTCTCAGCTGAAAAGTGTCAAGATACAAACTTGACAGAAGGGAAGCTTAAAACTCAAAGTGATATTGATTCGATTTTAGCCAAGTTGAATCAAAATGTGAAAGATTGTGAGATTTTGATCAAAAGTGGGGTTCTTCAAGATGGAATAGTATCTGGGTCTGGCTCAAAAAGAGAGCTTGTTAGAGCTGAGTCAAGGAATTTGACAACTCGGTTGCAAATAGGGAGCCCCGAGTCTAAGAACTTGGCTATGGACTCAGTTTTGAGTTTGATTCAGGAGGATGATAAGAATGTAATGATTGCTGTTGCACAGGGTATTGTGCCTGTTCTTGTTAGATTACTTGATTGTAACAGTTGTCTTGATATTAAAGAGAAAACTGTAGCTgcaatttcaataatttcaatgGTGGATAGCAGTAAACATGTTTTGATAGCAGAAGGGTTGTTGCTTTTGAATCAATTGATTAGGATTCTCGAATCAGGAAGTGGATTCGCGAAAGAAAAAGCTTGTATTGCACTTCAAACTTTAAGCTTTTCGAGAGAGAATGCAAGGGCAATAGGATCTAGAGGTGGGATTTGTTCATTATTAGAGATTTGTCAAGCTGGAACACCTAGTTCACAGGGTCTTGCAAGTGGGGTTTTGAGGAACTTGGCTGTGTTTGAGGAGACTAGAGAGAATTTTATAGAAGAAAATGCTGTTTTTGTTCTCATTGGGCTTGCAGCTTCTGGGACTGCATTAGCTCAAGAAAATGCTATTGGTTGTTTATGCAATTTGGTCAAGGATGATGAAAATTTGAAGCTTTTGATTGTCAAGGAAGGGGTTATTGAGTGTTTGAGGAATTACTGGGATTCATGTCCTCCGATGAGGAGTCCTGAAGTTGCTGTTGAGTTGTTAAGGGAGTTGGCTTCTAGCCAAGCTATTGCTGAAGGGCTTGTTTCTGATGGGTTTATTGTTAGGCTTGTGGCGGTGTTGAATCTTGGTGTCTCGGGTGTGAGAATTGCAGCTGCTAGAGCTGTGTCTGAGCTTAGTTGTAACActaaaacaaggaaagaaatgGGTGAATTGGGGTGCATTGGTCCGTTGATTAAAATGTTGGATGGTAAGGCTGTGGAAGAGAAGGAAGCAGCAGCAAAAGCTTTGTCATTGCTTGTATTGTATGCTGGTAATAGGAGAATTTTCAGAAAGTCTGAGGGAGGGATAGTCAGCACAGTTCAGCTATTGGATACTTCGATACAGAATTTGGATAAGAAGTACCCTGTTTCTATATTGGCCTCACTTGTACATTCTAAGAAGTGTAGGAAGCAAATGATTGCTGCTGGTGCTAGCGTGCACTTGAAGAAACTCGTGGATATGAATGTTGAAGGATCTAAGAAGCTCTTGGATGGGCTTGGCCGGGGTAAGATTTGGGGTGTCTTTGCCAGGCCCTAG
- the LOC7484874 gene encoding metalloendoproteinase 3-MMP has protein sequence MTRSQQYPHLFMITIILILLSINSVPSISAHFFHSNVSIPEDLLKNATSNPWSFFHQLSGCHAGEKYDGLAKLKSYFQYFGYIPNSLSNFTDDFDDSLESALRTYQQNFNLNITGQLDDQTVNHIVRPRCGNPDIVNGSSSMNSGKTHNTSSSHVHTVSHYSFFTGMPRWRKQALTYAFLPGNQLTDEVKTVFSRAFDRWSTVIPLTFTQADSINAADIGIGFYSGDHGDGEPFDGVLGTLAHSFSPPSGQFHLDGDENWVVTGDVRTSSLTTAVDLESVAVHEIGHLLGLGHSSVEESIMYPTISSRTKKVELADDDIQGIQVLYGSNPNYNGSSTTSVQEKETGSSGAHCLRSRWDLIGLIMAFGFVLLLL, from the coding sequence ATGACAAGATCACAGCAATATCCTCATCTTTTCATGATCACTATAATTCTTATTCTTCTCTCAATCAATTCAGTTCCTTCAATCTCTGCTCACTTTTTCCATAGCAATGTTTCAATCCCAGAAGACTTGCTCAAAAACGCAACCTCTAATCCATGGAGTTTCTTCCATCAACTATCCGGCTGCCATGCTGGTGAAAAATACGATGGCTTGGCCAAGCTCAAAAGCTACTTCCAGTACTTCGGTTACATCCCCAACTCCCTCTCCAATTTCACCGACGATTTCGATGACTCCCTCGAATCTGCTCTCCGAACTTACCAACAAAACTTCAACCTTAACATCACTGGCCAACTCGACGACCAGACAGTTAACCACATCGTACGGCCCAGGTGCGGCAACCCGGATATAGTTAACGGCTCTTCCAGTATGAACTCTGGCAAGACACATAATACCTCGTCCAGTCACGTTCACACGGTTTCTCATTACTCCTTCTTTACTGGGATGCCACGTTGGAGGAAGCAAGCCTTAACCTACGCGTTTTTGCCTGGGAATCAATTAACCGACGAGGTTAAGACCGTTTTCTCCCGCGCTTTCGACCGGTGGTCAACGGTGATTCCATTGACATTCACGCAGGCGGATTCTATCAACGCAGCTGATATTGGAATTGGGTTTTACAGTGGCGATCATGGAGATGGAGAGCCGTTCGATGGGGTTCTTGGGACTCTAGCACATTCTTTCTCTCCGCCAAGTGGACAGTTCCATCTTGACGGGGACGAGAATTGGGTCGTGACAGGTGATGTTAGGACATCGTCGTTGACGACAGCTGTCGATTTGGAGTCCGTGGCAGTACATGAGATTGGACATTTGCTAGGGTTAGGGCATTCCTCTGTGGAAGAGTCCATCATGTACCCTACTATTTCTTCGAGGACTAAGAAAGTAGAATTGGCCGACGATGATATTCAAGGGATCCAAGTGTTGTATGGTAGCAACCCTAACTACAACGGTTCATCTACAACATCCGTTCAGGAGAAAGAGACTGGTAGTAGTGGGGCCCATTGTCTTCGTTCAAGGTGGGACCTTATTGGGTTAATCATGGCCTTTGGATTTGTTCTGCTGCTTTTGTAG
- the LOC7454590 gene encoding uncharacterized protein LOC7454590, whose translation MAEIHPPETHLNSGGFGGGGGGGGSSGGGGALTSTETVGSKRQRRPSVRLGEIGGGDQLYESQHHRRTASNSWKQQQQQILGFKEASKSSKTRALTNLSEFNETPDGDNDINLDSVAIGSWRVKHSSKKRGSLNVSAKRVRSNWVSKFDDSGGGVGNGGEGEEKYSGGEDIGEEEEEIYREFDLENSESLLKEQSPIHDSLENLGDGNEREVYYNRRVVRGRNYRNVNQDYLPEGVELSSPSDNDTRDYRNNGRCGDGSGSGGEDGVRIWLNSLGLGKYAPVFEIHEVDDEVLPMLTLEDLKDMGINAVGSRRKMFCAIQKLGKGFS comes from the coding sequence ATGGCAGAGATACACCCACCTGAGACCCATCTAAACAGCGGCGGCTTTGGCGGTGGAGGTGGCGGTGGAGGAAGCAGCGGAGGAGGGGGGGCATTAACTTCAACTGAAACTGTGGGGTCAAAGAGGCAGCGGAGGCCAAGTGTCCGATTAGGCGAGATAGGCGGTGGAGACCAACTTTATGAATCCCAACACCACCGTAGAACTGCCAGCAATAGTTGGaaacaacaacagcagcagatTTTGGGTTTTAAAGAGGCAAGTAAATCATCAAAGACTCGAGCTTTAACGAATTTAAGTGAGTTTAATGAAACTCCTGACGGggataatgatattaatttggATAGTGTTGCAATTGGGAGTTGGAGAGTTAAGCATTCATCGAAAAAGAGAGGGTCTTTGAATGTTAGTGCCAAGCGAGTTAGGTCTAATTGGGTGTCTAAATTTGATGATAGTGGTGGTGGAGTTGGTAATGGTGGTGAAGGGGAGGAGAAATATAGTGGTGGTGAAGATATAGgtgaggaggaggaagagattTATagagaatttgatcttgagaatTCAGAAAGTTTGTTGAAAGAACAAAGCCCAATTCATGATTCACTTGAGAATTTGGGAGATGGGAATGAGAGGGAAGTGTACTACAATAGGAGAGTGGTTAGGGGGAGGAATTATCGTAATGTTAATCAAGATTATCTTCCTGAGGGGGTTGAATTATCAAGCCCATCGGATAATGATACGAGAGATTATAGGAATAATGGGAGGTGTGGCGATGGCAGTGGCAGTGGAGGGGAGGATGGAGTGAGGATTTGGCTGAATAGTTTAGGGTTAGGGAAATATGCGCCAGTTTTTGAGATTCATGAGGTGGATGATGAGGTTTTGCCAATGTTGACATTGGAGGATTTGAAGGATATGGGAATCAATGCTGTTGGGTCTAGAAGGAAGATGTTTTGTGCTATTCAGAAGCTAGGAAAGGggttttcttga